The following coding sequences are from one Nicotiana tomentosiformis chromosome 3, ASM39032v3, whole genome shotgun sequence window:
- the LOC104120012 gene encoding GDSL esterase/lipase WDL1 codes for MVGPQRPQFVLFGSSIVQISYSNGGWGSILSDIYARKADVILRGYYGWNSRRALQVLDQVFPKDAAVQPTLVIVYFGGNDSMGPHSSGLGPHVPLPEYIENMRIIATHLKSLSENIRIIFLSCPPVDEARVRENTSSYFSELVRTNELCRQYSEACIELCKEMNLKVVDLWTALQKREDWVTACFTDGIHLAEAGSKIVVEEIIKILKEAEWTPSLYWKSMPTEFAEDSPYDLVLADGKTTINPSEWTYHREIQWD; via the exons ATGGTGGGACCACAGAGGCCACAATTCGTTCTATTTGGATCCTCCATTGTTCAGATCAGTTACAGCAATGGCGGTTGGGGTTCCATTCTCTCCGACATTTATGCTCGTAAA GCAGACGTAATATTGCGAGGTTACTATGGTTGGAACTCCAGACGTGCTCTACAGGTCCTTGATCAAGTGTTTCCAAAG GATGCAGCTGTTCAGCCCACATTGGTGATTGTTTATTTTGGTGGTAATGATTCAATGGGACCTCATTCATCTGGACTAGGTCCTCATGTACCTCTTCCGGAGTACATCGAGAACATGAGAATAATTGCAACTCATCTCAAG AGTCTCTCAGAGAATATTCGCATTATCTTTCTCAGTTGTCCACCTGTTGATGAGGCCAGAGTTCGTGAAAATACAAG TTCATACTTCAGTGAGTTGGTTCGGACAAATGAGTTGTGTCGACAGTACTCGGAGGCCTGTATAGAGCTGTGTAAAGAGATGAATCTGAAGGTTGTTGATCTTTGGACAGCACTTCAGAAAAGAGAAGATTGGGTGACTGCTTGCTTTAC GGATGGGATTCACTTGGCTGAGGCAGGGAGTAAAATAGTTGTTGAAGAGATCATCAAGATTTTGAAGGAAGCTGAGTGGACACCTAGTTTATACTGGAAATCCATGCCAACAGAATTTGCAGAAGATTCACCTTATGATTTAGTTCTTGCGGATGGCAAAACCACAATAAACCCATCCGAGTGGACATACCATCGAGAAATTCAATGGGATTAG